A genomic region of Gemmatimonadota bacterium contains the following coding sequences:
- a CDS encoding HD domain-containing protein codes for MSHTAPHPIVAAAARGELPSWTEAGPSRRAHMERVARLMRTWAQELGESPAEADRWAAAGWLHDALREADPETLRPMLGPDLHDLPGAVLHGPAAAILLGREGVEDRSLLLAVAFHTLGHPDFDRLGKALSAADFLEPGRTSLPDLRDPLRARMPQELEPVLKDIMAARIRNLIHRGHPISAYTMRCWNRVVGHHD; via the coding sequence ATGAGCCACACCGCGCCCCACCCGATCGTCGCCGCCGCGGCGCGCGGGGAGCTGCCCTCCTGGACGGAGGCCGGGCCGTCCCGTCGGGCCCACATGGAGCGCGTGGCGCGCCTGATGCGCACGTGGGCGCAGGAGCTGGGCGAATCGCCGGCAGAAGCGGATCGCTGGGCCGCCGCCGGGTGGCTGCACGATGCGCTGCGCGAAGCCGATCCGGAGACGCTGAGGCCGATGCTGGGGCCCGACCTGCACGATCTGCCGGGCGCGGTGCTGCACGGGCCCGCGGCGGCGATCCTGCTCGGGCGCGAGGGCGTGGAGGATCGCTCGCTCCTGCTGGCGGTGGCGTTCCACACGCTCGGCCACCCCGACTTCGACCGGTTGGGCAAGGCGCTGTCCGCCGCGGACTTCCTGGAGCCGGGGCGCACCTCGCTCCCCGACCTGCGCGACCCGCTGCGCGCCCGCATGCCCCAGGAGCTGGAGCCCGTCCTCAAGGACATCATGGCGGCCCGCATCCGCAACCTCATCCACCGCGGGCATCCGATCTCCGCGTATACCATGCGGTGCTGGAACCGCGTCGTCGGTCACCATGACTAA
- a CDS encoding LytR C-terminal domain-containing protein, giving the protein MTKGPLRLLVLTVLFGGGLIAGLLVTRAEVPGPAEEPDTAEALQVAERVRVEVLNGGGTPGVARAATDVLRDAGFDVVAFQNAQNFADRPSVVIDRVGRPALARRVAGALGLETVESEPDSTRLLEVTVILGTDWAPPVEAPPPAPARPWWDPRGYIPWLRR; this is encoded by the coding sequence ATGACTAAGGGACCGCTCCGGCTCCTCGTGCTCACCGTGCTGTTCGGCGGGGGGCTGATCGCCGGCCTGCTGGTCACCCGCGCGGAAGTTCCCGGCCCGGCCGAGGAGCCGGATACGGCGGAGGCCCTCCAGGTGGCCGAGCGCGTGCGGGTGGAGGTCCTGAACGGGGGCGGGACCCCCGGCGTCGCCCGGGCGGCCACGGACGTGCTCCGCGATGCGGGCTTCGATGTCGTGGCCTTCCAGAACGCCCAGAACTTCGCGGACCGTCCCTCCGTAGTGATCGACCGGGTGGGGCGTCCGGCGCTGGCCCGCCGGGTGGCGGGGGCGCTGGGGCTGGAGACGGTGGAGAGCGAGCCGGACTCGACCCGGCTGCTCGAGGTCACCGTGATCCTGGGCACGGATTGGGCCCCTCCGGTGGAGGCGCCGCCCCCCGCGCCCGCGCGACCCTGGTGGGATCCGCGGGGTTATATTCCCTGGTTGCGGCGCTGA
- the lepB gene encoding signal peptidase I, whose protein sequence is MAKERPAGKESMPEGAPTRRAAGGRQEPETPSQSVAWEWAKSGLFAFALFLVMRTFLLQTFVITSGSMENTLLVGDYLIVNRAAIGSRLPFTGEPGLRIPGYSHAERGDVIVFDPPHEQELKLVKRLIGMPGDTLEMRDKALYRNGVLQDEPYVRHDDPAGDDSHPWMRWQLDYLAPGVDRNAYRPTRDTWGPIVVPEDRYFMLGDNRDRSLDSRYWGLLEGWRLEGRASRIYYSYDKQSLKPFRFFREVRAGRIGAQVR, encoded by the coding sequence ATGGCGAAGGAACGGCCGGCAGGGAAGGAGTCGATGCCGGAGGGCGCGCCCACGCGCCGGGCCGCGGGCGGGCGCCAGGAGCCCGAGACGCCATCGCAGAGCGTCGCCTGGGAGTGGGCCAAGTCCGGGTTGTTCGCGTTCGCGCTGTTCCTGGTGATGCGGACGTTCCTGCTGCAGACGTTCGTGATCACGTCCGGCTCCATGGAGAACACGCTCCTGGTGGGGGACTACCTGATCGTGAACCGGGCCGCCATCGGAAGCCGCCTGCCGTTCACGGGGGAGCCGGGCCTGCGCATCCCCGGCTATTCGCACGCGGAGCGCGGGGACGTGATCGTCTTCGATCCCCCGCACGAGCAGGAGCTGAAGCTGGTCAAGCGCCTGATCGGCATGCCGGGCGACACGCTCGAGATGCGTGACAAGGCGCTGTACCGGAACGGCGTGCTGCAGGACGAGCCCTACGTCCGCCACGACGATCCCGCCGGCGACGACTCCCACCCCTGGATGCGCTGGCAGCTCGACTACCTGGCGCCCGGTGTGGATCGCAACGCCTACCGCCCCACGCGCGACACCTGGGGTCCCATCGTGGTGCCCGAGGACCGCTACTTCATGCTGGGAGACAACCGCGACCGCAGCCTGGACTCCCGCTACTGGGGCCTGCTCGAGGGCTGGCGCCTGGAGGGACGCGCGTCGCGGATCTACTACTCCTACGACAAGCAGTCGCTCAAGCCGTTCCGGTTCTTCCGGGAGGTCCGGGCGGGGCGGATCGGCGCGCAGGTGCGGTAG